In the Setaria italica strain Yugu1 chromosome VI, Setaria_italica_v2.0, whole genome shotgun sequence genome, one interval contains:
- the LOC101762625 gene encoding zinc finger MYM-type protein 1-like produces MKRKGSAATDLRIFMARAAAKKRQPEPENVNQSCNLSQMQLVLFQGQSGSKTSTVPHEPVRSNQPPENGTTEDGESIPVEDNDSSDEDKNDYGIEHDPGLRAPISSYDVNDQDSVRRAYIALGPCQPKMKRDAFPQHDCGGMRRFQHKWFAEFKWIEYSVDKDAAFCFVCYLFKDSCKFPGGDAFVVEGFRNWNMKRRIHRHVGGIDSAHSEAEEKYRLFTRPKASIRESVASNTAQFKAKYLARLIWSLKCIRFLLRQGLAFRGHDETKDSLNKGNFREILAWLAGNFEEVNLVVLENAPQTVR; encoded by the coding sequence atgaagaggaagggtagTGCCGCTACTGATTTGAGGATTTTCATGGCAAGGGCTGCTGCAAAGAAGAGACAACCTGAACCGGAGAATGTTAATCAATCTTGCAATTTAAGCCAAATGCAACTAGTGTTATTCCAAGGGCAGAGTGGTAGTAAAACAAGCACGGTACCACATGAACCAGTGAGATCCAACCAGCCTCCAGAGAACGGTACAACAGAAGATGGTGAATCCATACCTGTGGAAGACaatgattctagtgatgaagacAAGAATGATTATGGCATTGAGCATGATCCTGGATTGAGGGCTCCGATCTCAAGCTATGATGTCAATGACCAAGATTCAGTTAGAAGGGCATACATTGCATTGGGGCCATGTCaaccaaagatgaagagggatgcTTTTCCGCAACATGATTGTGGAGGTATGCGCCGCTTCCAACATAAGTGGTTTGCTGAATTTAAGTGGATTGAGTACAGTGTGGATAAAGATGCtgcattttgctttgtttgctaTTTGTTCAAAGATAGCTGCAAATTTCCTGGTGGAGATGCTTTTGTTGTTgaagggtttagaaattggaatatgAAAAGGAGAATTCATAGGCATGTTGGTGGTATCGATAGTGCTCAtagtgaagctgaagagaaATATAGATTGTTCACGAGACCTAAGGCATCAATCCGTGAATCTGTTGCATCAAACACTGCACAATTCAAGGCTAAGTATCTAGCTCGCTTGATATGGTCACTTAAGTGCATAAGATTTCTGTTGCGTCAAGGGTTGGCTTTTAGGGGTCATGATGAAACAAAGGATTCACTCAACAAGGGGAATTTTCGGGAAATTTTAGCATGGCTAGCAGGAAACTTTGAAGAggttaatctggtggtactagAGAATGCACCACAAACTGTCAGATGA